From Sporosarcina sp. 6E9:
GGCGTATCCACACCAATAAGACGAACGCCGCGTGCTTTTAACAATGGGCCAATATCCGCACGTAAATAAGGGAAGACTTCCGGAAAAACAGAAAAACTTGAGCGACGCCCCGTTTTCAATAAAATCCGTTTCGCACCGCCGAAATCGATGTTTTCCAATTCCGCCTGGCCAATACTTTCGTGTCCTGTAACGTCAATGACTCTTGCTCGGCCGATATACACATCTAGTGGCAGATCAAGCACTTTCAAGCCATCGTTGTCAAAATGAAAGGGTGCGTCGATATGCGTCCCCATATGCATGCTTGTCGTCATTTTCCCGATATTCACCGACCCCGTGTCAGCCTTCTTAAACGCTACTTCGTAAGTAAACGGCGTGTCTCCTGGCCATTCGGCAATGCCATTTTGAAGCGGTTGAGAAATATCAATCCATTCCTTCGTCATGCAACAACGCCCCTTTTGTTCTCGAATTTCTCATAGCGTTTTTCATCCATTATATTTTTCAGTTTCTGGACTGTATGCCAAACATCTTCAAATGAATTATAAAGCGCAACAGGTGCCAGCCGAACGCCATTTGGCGCTCGAAAATCCGGAATTACGCCGACTTCTTTTAATGCACTGCAAATTCGGGCTGCTTCCTTATGTTCAAGCAAAATATGACCGCCGCGCGTTTCATCAACTGGACTTCCAATTGTAAACCCCTCACCATCAAGTTCTATACGTATTAATTCCATCAGGTAGTTCGTCAATTGAAGCGATTTTTCACGCACACGCTTGATCCCGACTTCTTCAAACAGTTCGAGCGCGCCAATAATAGGCGCCAAACTGAGGACATGCGGTGTGCCGATTTGAAAAGCACCCGCATCTAGTGCTGGATCCATCTGGTGATCCATGTCAAACTGCGATTCTTTTTTAGAACCGAACCAGCCGGAAAGTCCCGGCACGTTTCCAAAGTTTTTCTCGTGAACGAACAATCCGCCAACAGAACCCGGTCCACCGTTCAAATGTTTATACGTGCACCAGAACGCAAAGTCTGCGCCCCAATCATGAAGGGAATGTTCAATTGCGCCGACTGAATGGCATAAATCGAACCCGATTGGAATTCCTCGTTCATTCGCTGCAGCCGTTAATCGTTTCATATCGAGAATTTGTCCGCTTCGGTACAACACTGACGGCAAGACGATTAGCGCAATGTCGTCTGTCATCGCTTCGATGATATCGTCTTCCGCTAAAAAACGTCCCTCTCGACTTTTCACACGCACAAGATGTTCTTCAGGATCGTACCCTTTTAACGCCAACTGACTTTTTAAGGCATATATATCTGAAGGGAAATTCAGTTCATCTGCGAGGATTTTGGTTTTATGTCCAGATGGCTTATAAAAAGTCGCGGCGAGTTGGTGCAAATTCGTCGTGGTGGATCCCGTCGCAATCACTTCGTTTTTCAAACCTCCAACAAGCGGCGCCATTTTTTCACCAACCGATTCTGATAAATAGAACCACGGATGATCCCCTTCTGTCCAACCGTCAATCCCAAACGTTTTCCACGAATGAAGCAAATCTAGCAACTTACCTTCTGCTCGTTTCGATAAAAGCCCCAATGAATTTCCATCCATATATATGATGTCTTCTTGTAAATAGAACTCTTCTTGAAGATTGGACAGCTCATCTTTCTGATCAAGACTTCGTGCGTAGTCAAGCGATGTCAGTTTCAATTTACATACCCCCGTATAATTATCTCTCTTATTGAAATCATATCACTAATCATATAAATTGCGCACAAAAAAATACAGACAGAAGTGTGCGTTCCACCTCCACCTGCATTGACTAACTAGAATACCCACTTTTTCGTTCTTTAAACATTCCCAAAACTGTGACAATGAGACCAATTAATGCGCCTAGGATAACGACGACTTTTAAAACAGGATGCCACTCTCTTACAATCCCGTGTAAAAGTACTCCGATCAATATCGCTAACTGTGCTGGCGTATTGTATTCTTTCTTTTTCTTGAATTCGCTCAGATAAAAGAAAATCAGAAATACACCCAAAGCCACCCAACGAATAATTTCTAGCACCACCATTAGCACTCTTCCTCTCTATTTGAACCAACCTTTTTCTTTAAATCGAGAAATTGCTTCAATTCGATTGCCGACGCCTAGTTTTTCCAAAATCGTAGAGATATAATTTCGAACTGTCCCCGGCGTTAAATACAATTCTCCCGCGATTTCCTTCGTCGTCTTTCCTTTTGAAACAAGCTCGAGCACTTGGCTTTCGCGATCCGTCAAAGGGTTTTCATTTTCATCGTCAAAAGCAATATCGACTAATTCAGGCGCATAAATCCGACGCCCATCCATAATGGTTCGAATCGAGCTCACCAGTTCTTCAATCGGACTATCTTTCAATAAATAACCGCGCACACCCGCTTTTCGAGCACGTTCAAAATAACCAGAGCGCGCGAACGTCGTCAAAATGACAATTTTGCAAGACGAACCTTGTAGTGATTCTGCTGCATCTAACCCAGTCATGACAGGCATTTCAATATCCATTATGCAAATATCGGGTTCGTGCTTGTTAACTAACTGAACAGCCTCT
This genomic window contains:
- a CDS encoding response regulator transcription factor encodes the protein MIRIVLAEDQGMLLGALGSLLNMEDDMEVVGMAKNGEEAVQLVNKHEPDICIMDIEMPVMTGLDAAESLQGSSCKIVILTTFARSGYFERARKAGVRGYLLKDSPIEELVSSIRTIMDGRRIYAPELVDIAFDDENENPLTDRESQVLELVSKGKTTKEIAGELYLTPGTVRNYISTILEKLGVGNRIEAISRFKEKGWFK
- the kynB gene encoding arylformamidase, which translates into the protein MTKEWIDISQPLQNGIAEWPGDTPFTYEVAFKKADTGSVNIGKMTTSMHMGTHIDAPFHFDNDGLKVLDLPLDVYIGRARVIDVTGHESIGQAELENIDFGGAKRILLKTGRRSSFSVFPEVFPYLRADIGPLLKARGVRLIGVDTPSVDPETSKVLDAHHSLNNHGVMILENIVLETVEPGDYQLIALPLPLADADGSPVRAVLKPIEGVRENG
- the kynU gene encoding kynureninase, translating into MKLTSLDYARSLDQKDELSNLQEEFYLQEDIIYMDGNSLGLLSKRAEGKLLDLLHSWKTFGIDGWTEGDHPWFYLSESVGEKMAPLVGGLKNEVIATGSTTTNLHQLAATFYKPSGHKTKILADELNFPSDIYALKSQLALKGYDPEEHLVRVKSREGRFLAEDDIIEAMTDDIALIVLPSVLYRSGQILDMKRLTAAANERGIPIGFDLCHSVGAIEHSLHDWGADFAFWCTYKHLNGGPGSVGGLFVHEKNFGNVPGLSGWFGSKKESQFDMDHQMDPALDAGAFQIGTPHVLSLAPIIGALELFEEVGIKRVREKSLQLTNYLMELIRIELDGEGFTIGSPVDETRGGHILLEHKEAARICSALKEVGVIPDFRAPNGVRLAPVALYNSFEDVWHTVQKLKNIMDEKRYEKFENKRGVVA